GCGGCGGGACCCCCGAGGAAGTGGCCAGCCTGGTCCTGACTGCCTCGGGTGGACCGTTCCGGGGCTGGGCTTCGCAGGCACTGGAGGATGTCACCCCCGAACAGGCCGGCGCCCACCCCACCTGGTCGATGGGACCGATGAACACGTTGAACTCGGCGACCTTGGTCAACAAGGGTCTTGAGCTGATCGAGACGCACCTGCTGTTCGGCGTCGACTACGACCGCATCGAGGTGGTCGTGCATCCCCAGTCGATCGTGCATTCGATGGTGACCTTCACCGACGGGTCGACGCTGGCCCAGGCCAGTCCGCCGGATATGAAGTTGCCGATCGCGCTGGCGCTGGGATGGCCGGCACGGGTGCCCGGCGCCGCCGCGGCCTGTGACTGGTCTACCGCCTCGACCTGGACGTTCGAGCCGCTGGACGCGGCGGTGTTCCCGGCCGTCGACCTGGCCCGCGAGGCCGGCCGCCGGGGCGGCAGCCTGACCGCGGTCTACAACGCCGCCAACGAGGAGGCCGCGGCGGCATTCCTCGACGGCCGGATCCGTTTTCCGGCGATTGTCCGAACCGTCGCCGATGTGCTGCACGCCGCCGATCAGTGGGCCGCGCAACCAGCTACCGTGGAAGAGATACTCGAAGCGCAGGACTGGGCCCGAGCACGGGCCGGCAGCGCCATCGACCGGGAGGTAGTCGCAAGCCGATGATGTTCACTGTCGGCATCGTGCTCTTCGCACTGGCCATCCTCGCGTCGGTGGCATTGCACGAGTGCGGGCACATGTGGGTGGCCCGAGCCACCGGTATGAAGGTGCGCCGCTATTTCGTCGGCTTCGGTCCGACGCTGTGGTCGACGCGGCGACCCAACAAGCTCGGCAGTACCGAATACGGCATCAAGGCCGTCCCGCTCGGCGGGTTCTGCGATATCGCAGGCATGACCGCCGTCGACGAGATCGCCGATGAGGACCGGCCCTACGCGATGTACCGCCAGAAGGTGTGGAAGCGCGTCGCGGTGCTGTTCGCCGGGCCCGCGATGAACTTCATCATCGGCCTGGTCCTCATCTACGGCATCGCCGTCGTGTGGGGGCTGCCCAGCCTGACGCCGCCACCGACGACCGCCGTGATCGGTGAAACCGCTTGTGTGGCACCGCAGGTGGCCAAGGAGGGGGACACCCTCTACGGTCCGTGTCCGCAGCCCGGCCCCGGCCCGGCGGCCCTGGCCGGACTGCAGCCCGGGGACACCATCGTCAAGGTCGGCGACACCGATGTGGCGACATTCCCCGAGATGGCGGCCGAGATCCGCAAGCTCGACGGTCCGGTCCAGGTGGTCTACGAGCGAGACGGCCAGCGCCTGTCCACCGTCGTCGACGTCGCCAGGACCCAGCGTTTCACCTCGGCCGAGGCGGCCACCCCGGACACGGTCGGTGCCATCGGTGTCAGCGCGGTGCAACCGCCCGGGCCCACGCAGTACAACCCGTTGACCGCCATCCCGGCGACTTTCACCTTCACCGGTGATCTGGCAGTCGAACTCGGCAAGGCGCTGGCGAAGATCCCCACCAAGATCGGCGCCCTCGTCGACGCCATCGGTGGCGGGGAACGCGACAAGGAGACCCCGATCTCGGTGGTGGGCGCCTCGATCATCGGCGGCGAGACCGTCGACGCCGGGCTGTGGGTGGCCTTCTGGTTCTTCCTGGCCCAGCTGAACTTCGTGCTGGGAGCGGTCAACCTGATCCCACTGCTGCCCTTCGACGGTGGTCACGTCGCGGTGGCCACCTACGAGAAGTTACGGAACATGTTCCGTGCGGCCCGCGGCAAAGTCGCCGCGGAACCGGTCAACTATCTCAAGCTGATGCCCGCCACCTACGTTGTGCTGGCGGTGGTTGCCGGGTACATGCTGTTGACGGTCACCGCCGACTTTGTCAACCCGATCAGCATCTTCGACTAGGAGTTCGACTGTGACGTCCATCGGCCTCGGCATGCCGGCCCCGCCGCCGCCCGTGCTGGCCCCCCGCCGCAAGACCCGGCAGCTCAAGGTCGGTGATGTCGGTGTGGGCAGTGAATCCCCGATCTCGGTGCAGTCCATGTGCACCACCAAGACCCATGACATCAACTCGACGCTGCAGCAGATCGCCGAGTTGACCGCCTCCGGATGCGATATCGTCCGCGTCGCCTGCCCGCGTCAGGAAGACGCCGACGCGCTGCCGATCATCGCCAAGAAGGCCAACATCCCGGTCATCGCGGACATCCACTTCCAGCCCAAATACATCTTCGCGGCCATCGACGCCGGATGCGCGGCGGTTCGGGTGAACCCAGGAAACATCAAGGAGTTCGACGGTCGGGTCAAGGAGGTGGCCAAGGCCGCGGGCGCGGCGGGTATTCCGATCCGGATCGGGGTCAACGCCGGCTCGCTGGACAAGCGCATGCTGGAGAAGTACGGCAAGGCGACCCCGGAGGCGTTGGTCGAGTCCGCGCTGTGGGAGGCCTCGCTGTTCGAGGAGCACGGCTTCGGCGATATCAAGATCAGCGTCAAGCACAACGACCCGGTCATCATGGTCGCGGCCTACGAGCAGCTCGCCGCGCAGTGTGATTACCCGCTGCACCTCGGTGTCACCGAGGCGGGGCCGGCGTTCCAGGGCACCATCAAATCCGCCGTCGCGTTCGGTGCGCTGCTCTCCCGCGGGATCGGCGACACCATTCGGGTCTCGTTGTCGGCGCCGCCCGCTGAGGAGATCAAGGTCGGCAACCAGATCCTGGAGTCGCTGAACCTGCGTCCGCGCGGGTTGGAGATCGTCTCCTGCCCGTCCTGCGGGCGCGCCCAGGTCGATGTGTACACGCTGGCCAACGAGGTCTCCGCCGGTCTGGACGGGCTCGATGTACCGCTGCGGGTCGCCGTGATGGGGTGTGTGGTGAACGGACCGGGCGAGGCGCGGGAGGCCGACCTGGGGGTGGCTTCGGGCAACGGTAAGGGGCAGATCTTCGTCAAGGGTGAGGTCGTCAAGACCGTCCCCGAGGCCCAGATCGTGGAAACCCTCATCGAGGAGGCCATGCGGATCGCCGGGGAGGCGGACGA
The sequence above is drawn from the Mycolicibacterium neoaurum VKM Ac-1815D genome and encodes:
- the dxr gene encoding 1-deoxy-D-xylulose-5-phosphate reductoisomerase, whose product is MVDVSSDRRRVLILGSTGSIGTQALDVIAANPDSFEVVGLAAGGGNAELLARQAAETGVTNVAVADPDAPIEARYRGPEAATRLVEDTDADVVLNALVGALGLKPTLAALHSGARLALANKESLVAGGPLALAAAAPGQIVPVDSEHSALAQCLRGGTPEEVASLVLTASGGPFRGWASQALEDVTPEQAGAHPTWSMGPMNTLNSATLVNKGLELIETHLLFGVDYDRIEVVVHPQSIVHSMVTFTDGSTLAQASPPDMKLPIALALGWPARVPGAAAACDWSTASTWTFEPLDAAVFPAVDLAREAGRRGGSLTAVYNAANEEAAAAFLDGRIRFPAIVRTVADVLHAADQWAAQPATVEEILEAQDWARARAGSAIDREVVASR
- a CDS encoding M50 family metallopeptidase translates to MMFTVGIVLFALAILASVALHECGHMWVARATGMKVRRYFVGFGPTLWSTRRPNKLGSTEYGIKAVPLGGFCDIAGMTAVDEIADEDRPYAMYRQKVWKRVAVLFAGPAMNFIIGLVLIYGIAVVWGLPSLTPPPTTAVIGETACVAPQVAKEGDTLYGPCPQPGPGPAALAGLQPGDTIVKVGDTDVATFPEMAAEIRKLDGPVQVVYERDGQRLSTVVDVARTQRFTSAEAATPDTVGAIGVSAVQPPGPTQYNPLTAIPATFTFTGDLAVELGKALAKIPTKIGALVDAIGGGERDKETPISVVGASIIGGETVDAGLWVAFWFFLAQLNFVLGAVNLIPLLPFDGGHVAVATYEKLRNMFRAARGKVAAEPVNYLKLMPATYVVLAVVAGYMLLTVTADFVNPISIFD
- the ispG gene encoding flavodoxin-dependent (E)-4-hydroxy-3-methylbut-2-enyl-diphosphate synthase codes for the protein MPAPPPPVLAPRRKTRQLKVGDVGVGSESPISVQSMCTTKTHDINSTLQQIAELTASGCDIVRVACPRQEDADALPIIAKKANIPVIADIHFQPKYIFAAIDAGCAAVRVNPGNIKEFDGRVKEVAKAAGAAGIPIRIGVNAGSLDKRMLEKYGKATPEALVESALWEASLFEEHGFGDIKISVKHNDPVIMVAAYEQLAAQCDYPLHLGVTEAGPAFQGTIKSAVAFGALLSRGIGDTIRVSLSAPPAEEIKVGNQILESLNLRPRGLEIVSCPSCGRAQVDVYTLANEVSAGLDGLDVPLRVAVMGCVVNGPGEAREADLGVASGNGKGQIFVKGEVVKTVPEAQIVETLIEEAMRIAGEADEQGTPSGPPVVTVS